AGGGTTTTTACCTTCAGGGCGGTGGATTTTTCTGGGCCATGAGTGATTATGTCACCCTGAAAATCACGGGTGACATTTACACAGGTGGCAGCTGGAAAATATCCCCCGTTTTTACTTACCGAAAACGATACAAATACAACGGAAGCCTTAACTTTTCCATTGCAAGGAATGTCATTAACACCAAAGGAGATCCTGATTATTCCAACACCAAGGACTTTCGTGTGGGATGGACCTATAACCAAGATCCGAAAGCACACCCCAACAGCCGGTTTTCAGCCAATGTAAACATCATCACCAGCAACTATGTAAAATATAATACCGTTAATATTAACACGTACCTGTCTAATCAATTTCAATCAAGTATTGCATATCAGAAAAGCTGGGACGGAAAATATTTTCTTACCCTCAGTGGCAGCCATTCACAAAACACCAAAACCCATTTGGTACAGGTTACTTTACCTGAACTCAGTTTTACCGTCAACCGTTTTTATCCATTCCGGAAGAAAAACAGTATCTCCAAAAACCCCTTCAGTAATCTGAGTGTTTCCTACTCCATGGCTGCAAAAAACGAGGTAAGCACCACCGACTCTATGCTTTTTACCCAACAAACATTCAGTCATGACATGCAAAACGGTATCATTCATAAAGTTCCAATCAGCCTGCCAATGAAAGTATTAAAATACTTCACCTTTACCACATCCGCCAATTTTACTGACCGCATGTATTTTGAAAGTTTGCGTAAATATTTTGTGAATGAAGTTTCTCCCATATCAGGTGAAGACACCACTTACCTGAAAACCGATACCATTCCGGGATTTAACAACCTGTTCGATTTTAGCTTAAGCGCTTCGCTTACCACAAAACTTTACGGGATGCTGCGTTTTAAGAAAGGATTTTTACGGGCCATCCGTCATGTTATTACACCATCGATTGGTTTTTCTTACGTTCCTGATTTTGGAAGTGAAAAATGGGGTTATACCGGAATGTATACCGATACAACCGGACAGCAAATCCTCTATTCCCGCTACCAGGGTTTTATATATGGGGCCCCCGGAACACAAAAAGTGGGAAATATCAACTTCAGCATTTCCAACAGTCTTGAAATTAAAGTCCGGTCGCGAAAAGATACCATTACCGGGACAAAAAAAATTCCCCTTATTCAAAACTTTACCATTTCGGGAAACTATGACTTTGCCAAAGATTCATTACGAATGTCTAATCTGTACCTCTCGGGGAGAACTACCTTATGGAAAGGCCTTACCATGCAATATAGCAGCGTTTTATACCCTTACGTTACTGACTCGGCAGGGCGAACCATCAACAAAACCGAATGGCAGGTCAACCGGCGACTGTTCCGGGTAAACAATACTTCCTGGAATGTGAGCTTTAATTTTCAGCTAAGCGACAAAGATTTTAAAAAAGGGAAAAAGGAGGCCGAAGCAGAAAAGGCCCGTGAAAAAAAAGTACTGAAAAAAGCGCCTGAATCAGAGGCTAACGACATATTAAACCATCCGGAAAATTACATTGACTGGGGTGTATCATGGAGCCTTAATCTCAGCTACAATTTTACATATACAAACAACAAGGTGTTTCTAAATTACGAATGGCCACCAAACCGTAAAATAATACAAACCCTGGCTTTAAGAGGGCAGGTAAACATTACTCCCAACTGGAAAGTAACGGTCCAAACCGGTTGGGATTTTACCAATAACGAACTTTCGTTTACCCGAATGAGCCTGTACCGGAATCTGCACTGCTGGGAAATGCGTTTCAGCTGGATTCCTACCGGTCCACGCAAAAGCTGGGATTTTAGCATCAATGTAAAATCCAGCATTCTGCAAGATTTGAAATTGACCAAAAAGAAAGACTTTCGTGATTATTACTAATCAAAACATAATAAGAGTGTCTTAAAATTCGTTGAAATATTTTGCTTACAGGTTAGCAAGAAGAATTTTTCTATTTTAGCCTCTTAAAAAATCAGATAAAATTTATGCCTACTGCTTGGGGAAAATTTTTGCTTTTTATTCTGGTCATGGGAATGACTACCGGGTTGTTGGCCCAACAAGAGCCGGCATTTACCCAGTATACTTCATCCTACATGTACGTTAATGCCGGATACGCCGGCCTGAATCAGGGCATTTGCATCCACAGCATTGCCCGTCAACAATGGGCCGGATTTAAAGATGAAGACGGAAATAAAATAGCTCCCCAAGATTTTATGATCACAGCCGATGCACCGGTAACCGCTATTCACGGTGGTGCCGGATTAAGCATCATACAGGACAAACTGGGATTTGAAACCAATGTAGGGGTTCGGTTTTCCTATTCTTATCACCTGCAACTCGAAGCCGGAGTACTCGGAATGGGCCTTGGCATTAACCTGCTGAACCGCAGCATCGATTTTTCCAAATTCAAACCGGTTCAGTCAAACGACCCGGTATTGCTGAACTCCAAGCAAAGCGCCATGATGTTGGATGCTAACCTGGGTTTCTTTTTCAAATCCAACAGCAATTATTACATCGGGCTGTCGGCTACCAATCTTCTGGAATCGCAGGGAAAAGACCTGAGTACTTCCGGAACAACGATTCGTTATCAAACCGACCGTACTTTTTACCTCGTAGCAGGTTATTCATTTGCTTTACCATCGCATCATCGTTTCGAAATCCAGCCGTCGCTACTCATTCAATCTGATTTGGTTTCCACACAATATAATATTTCTACTGTCGTTAATTACAATAACAGATTTTGGGGCGGTATCAACTATCGCTACCAGGAATCGGTAGCGATAATGGTTGGTGTGTATTACCAGGGATTCAATTTCGGGTACTCGTACGATATTTCCACATTATCGATGGGAGTTCCGGGGAGTCACGAAATCACCCTGAGTTATTGCTTTAAACTGAAGATAAACAAAAACAAAACCAGTTATAAAAACACCCGATATCTGTAAAAAACGGTATAATAGGGAATTAAAAGATATTTAATAAAAATAGAATGAAAAAAAGTTGGTATTTATATTTGTTTGCAGTCATTCTCCTGGCAGGCTGTAGTAATTCAAATACCGGAGAGTTGGTGGGCACACGGCCCAATACGAGACCTTTTTATCAACCCCATCCATACGGAATGGTCTTTATTCCGCAGGGGAGTTTTACCATGGGTGCCGGTGGTGTAGACATTGCTCACAGTCATTTAATTCAACCAAAAACAGTTTCCGTGTCGGGATTTTACATGGACCAAACGGAAATTACCAATGATGAATACCGTCAGTTTGTCGACTGGGTCCGCGATTCCATTGCCCGCACGATTTTGGGAGACATTCGGCCGGATGATTATCTGATCGAGCAAAATCCGAAAACCGGAGAAACTTATGACCCACCCAAGTTAAACTGGAAAACAAAAATCGACTGGAACAGCCAGGATCAAGATATCCGGGACGCTTTAGAACAAATGTATCTCCCGGAAAATGAAAGGTTTTTCAGACACAAAGAAATTGACACCCGTAAGCTGATTTATTCTTATTACTGGGTTGACTTACATGCAGCAGCCATGGACCATTTGCGTGAACGTACGCATCCCGGACAAAACATTCCGCATCACACACGTTCTGAATATGTTCACAACGAAACCATTAACGTTTATCCTGACACTTTGGTGTGGATTACTGATTTTACCTACTCTTTTAATGATCCGATGACGGAAAAGTATTTTTCTCATCCGGCATATGATCATTATCCTGTAGTAGGAGTCAACTGGAATCAGGCCAGAGCTTTTTGTGTGTGGAGAACCGAATTGCTGAACAATGCCATGGCAAAAAGAAAAGGAGGCACGGTTCTCTCAGAATTCCGGCTTCCGACCGAAGCCGAATGGGAATGGGCTGCCCGTGGCGGAAACCAATTGAATCCTTATCCGTGGGGAGGACCTTACACCCGGAATGCCAAAGGCTGTTTCCTGGCCAACTTTAAACCGTTGCGGGGCAATTATGTGGCTGACGGCGGTTTACGGACAGTTGTCGTCGGACACTATCCGCCTAACGGATTTGATTTGTATGACATGGCCGGTAACGTAGCCGAATGGACCAACAGTGCCTACGACCCGTCTTCTTATAACCTCTCGTGGGACATGAATCCGAACTACACTTACAACGCAAAAAAAGACGATCCTCCTTCCATGAAAAGAAAAGTAATTCGTGGCGGATCATGGAAAGATATTGCGTACTATTTGCAGGTAACAACTCGTGCCTACGAATATCAGGATACGGCAAAATCGTATATCGGATTCCGCTGTATCCAGCCGTATCTGGGTAGAAATGAAGGCGACAATGCCAACCGTGCATCACGGGTTTATCATTAAATAACAGCAACTAACACAGTAAAAAACAAACAAAGAAACATTATTGCATTATGGGATTTTGGGATTTTAACAAAACAAGAACTTACCGTAACTTAATGGCCAAGGTTTATGGTATTGGGGCATCTGTTGTACTTATCGGCGCCCTGTTCAAAATCAACCACTATGGTGGAGCCGATATTATGCTGGCTGTCGGTTTGGGAACAGAAGCCATTATCTTTTTCCTCTCGGCTTTTGAAGATCCGCATGTGGAACCAGACTGGAGCTTGGTTTATCCTGAGCTGGCCAGTATGTATCACCCGGTCAAAGGAGCTGAAACCCCGAAAAAAGTTCAATCTCCCACAAAACAACTGGACGAGATGTTGAAAAAAGCCAACATCGACGAGAAAGTAATTGAACGACTGGGTTCCGGACTGGAAAAACTTTCGGAAAATGCAGTGAAAATGGCTGACGTGAGCGATGCAGCAGCGGCTTCCAAAGATTTTGCTGACAACATGAAAAAAGCCGGACGATCAGTTCAACAGTTAGGAGAAGTGATTCACGAAGATGTGGAAGCTGCCGGAAGTTATGCCCAAAATATGCAATCGGTCAACCGTAATGCGGAAGTCCTTTCCAACGCTTATGTACAGGCCGCCGAAATCCTGAAAGGAAACATGGATTCCACCGAAGAATTTGTAGGAACCGTAAAACAGGCTTCACAATCCGCCAAAAGTCTGGCAGAAAATTATCAAAAATCGGCAGAAGCACTGGCCAAATCCGTTGAAGCACTTGACTTTAATGCAGTGAGTGGCGATGAATACAACAAGCAAATCCAAAAAATTGCCGAAAACCTTGCGGCACTCAATGTCATGTACGAAAATCAGTTACGCTCATCTCAACAAAGTGTGGAAACTTCAGGTAAAATGCAGGCCACCGTTTCTGAATTGCTTTCTACCCTTGATAAATCGGCCTCACAAACCGGAGTATTTGTACAACAAATGCAATTGCTGACCCAGCGGATGGAAGCGCTGAATAAAGTATATGGAAATATGCTCTCGGCCATGAATATCCAAAGTGATAAATAAGCATGAAATCATCCGATTGCAAATGATCAAAAAAAGGAATGTAAATGGCTGGATATAAAGAAACCCCGAGGCAAAAAATGATTGCCATGATGTATTTGGTACTCTATGCCCTGTTGGCATTGAATGTATCAAAACAGGTACTGGACGCTTTTTTGGTAGTGAATGAAAATGTACAGGATACCAATACCAGTCTCAGCACCAAAATTGCATCAACGTACAATCATTTTAAAACACAATATCAGCTAAACCAGGCAAAAGTCGGCCCCTATTGGGAGAAAGCCAAAATCGTACGGAAAGAATCAAACAATATGGTACGTTACCTGCAGCACCTGAAGCTGAAACTGGTAGAAGTTTCCGAACGAAAAGACTCAGCTTTTGTGGTGCAGCATTATTACTTTGACACCCTGGTTCCTGATCCTTACAATCCGGGGGAGATGAAAAAGGTAAAAGAGCTGAACCTGCGGATTGTTCCTACCAAAGACCGGTATAACGATGTAACAAACTATATGATTGGTGTGGGTAATTCGAAAAAAGGAGAAGCTTACCGGCTAAGTGACAAAATGAATGCGTACCGGCATAAAATCATTCAGATCATGAATCTTCCCGAAAACACTACAAAAGTCGGGCTCATCACCAATTATCTCGGAAAGAAAAAGATTATCTATTATAATGCCGACCGGCAAAAACAAGACTGGGAAAACCACAACTTCTATTATACCATTCTTGCCGCTGATATCACGCTGGTAAACAAAATTATTTCGGAAGTAAAAATGGCCGAATTTGATGCGCTGAATTATCTGTTCAGTTCCATCACGGCCAAAGATTACAAATTTGACCATGTAGAAGCCAAAGTAATTCCTTACAGTACCTACGTTCTTGAAGGAAATAAATACAAGGCCCAGGTATTGGTAGCAGCATATGACACCAAAACCAAACCCACCGTGCGAATTTTGCCGGGTGCCGATACCATTACCGACCAAAATATCGGAAAAACACAACTGGTACAAGGCAAAGGCGGAATCGTAAAAATCCAGCTCCCTGCAAATAAAGAAGGCATTCATCAGTATGCAGGAATTATTGAAATGATTGATCCCAAAACCAATCAGAAAGCCAAATATTATTTCAAAGGAAAATATATGGTGGCTCCGCCATCGCTTACCGTGGCTCCGTTACGGATGAATGTATTTTACCTTGGGGTGGAAAACCCGGTTTCTATTACGGCTCCGGGAATCAGCTCCAACGCTATTCACCCGTCAATTACTGCAGGAAAACTTTACAAAAAAGGACGGAATTGGGTGGTCAAGATCAAAAAGCCGGTTCCCGGAAATAAAGTATATGTTTCGGCCACCGCCATGATTGACGGACGAAATGTGCTGCTGGGCCGGTCAGAATTCCGGATTAAACGGGTTCCGAGTCCGACTGCTGAAATTGCCGGCCGTTCTAACGGACAAATCGGTAAAAACACCCTGTTAGCTGCCCGGGCCATTATTCCGAATATGAAAGATTTCCTGTTCGACAATTACTATTTTAAAGTGGTTTCGTTTTCGTTTGCCACCATCTTGAACGGTGACTGGCTCCAGTACAACATCAAAGGAAATACCTTCACTCCGGAAGCCATGAAACTGATTAGAAGTGCTAAACACAAACAAAAATTCTTTTTTGAAAATATTCAGGCTGTGGGTCCGGATGGTTCTATCCGAACACTGAACCCCATTAGTTTAGAGATAAAATAAAGGCTATGAAAAAAATATTTTTATACGGTTTTCTGTTATTTGTTTTCGGCGTGCCCCTGATGGTAACCGGACAAATTACCGTAAACACTCCATCTGACGGCCTGTTTCAGGATCAGGGAGTAATCAAACGCATTCCTATGCCTCTTCCGACCGTACGAAAAGCAGATATCATGTGGTCGAAAAGAATCTGGCGCGAAATTGATTTTCGCCAGAAAATGAATAATGTGTTTTATTTCCCTACCACACCGCATCAAAACTGGAAATCTTTTATCACGGTCATTATGGATGCGCTGAAACAGGGGAAAATTACGGCGTATGACATCTCCTCCACCGACGAACTGCTGGTTCCTATTACATACAACGAAATCATTGCCCGGCAAACCGATACCACACATGAAACATTGCGCCGTTCCACTCCGCCTTATGATGAATACGACACGGTAATTATTAATACGTTTGATCCGACGCAGGTGATGCGTTTACGGCTGAAAGAAGACTGGTATTTCGATTCAAAGCGGTCGCAGATGCTGGTGCGTATTGAAGCTTTTTGTCCGGTAATGATCAAAGAACACAACGGACAACAAGTTTCTGTTCCGCTTTTCTGGGTATCTTATGCTGATGCTCGAAAAGTGTTGGCACAATCGCTGGCATTTAACCCCAACAATTCGGCCATGCGTCTTACTTTTGATGATATCTTCATTAAACGCCTGTTCCGGAGTTATATTTATAAAGAACAAAATATGTTTGACCGACGTATCAGTGAATATGCCACGGGAGTAGCCGCCATTAAAGAATCACAACGCATTCAACGCGAAATGTTCAACTTTGAACAGTATCTCTGGCAATATTAATTTTTAAACAACTAAAAAAAGCCGTTATCCGGATTTTGGATAGCGGCTTTTTTATATCCGCTTATCTTTTTCCTAGTTATTATATTCCTGACTCACCAGTATAGAAACGTTTTTCTCTTCTTTATCAAAAGATTCGGTTTTTGCACCTGGCTGTAGATGAGTGAACCGTTCCGTAACTTTAAAATCATATTCAGGATAAAGATACACTGCAGATAAAGATTCTGTTTCGCTTAAAGAATATCCCCATACCGACTGATATTCACGGATATTTTGCCCCATGGATTCCAGCTGACGAAGATATTTGGCAATGGATTTGGACTCAATGATAATCACTTCTTCGTTGTTTTTTACGATCGGGCTGTGCCGACGGTTTTTATCATATTTAAAACATAAAATTCTTCTCCCGTCAGCCGTGATTCCTATCGTTCTGAAGCCAAGACTTTTTCCCACGCCAGGAAGATTCATCAAATTACGATCTGTAGCCACAAAAGGAATCCCGGCTTGTTGCCGGATTTTATTGATCACCTCCGGGACACAGATTTCCTTTTCATGAACCGTTTTCAAAAGATTCTGCAAATTCTCCGGAATACGGCCGTACACTTTTTCTTCTGCCAGCTCTTGTACTGCGCGTGCATTAGGCGTAAAATTATAATGATTTTCCATGAATCCTTTGACAGAAAAGGTGTAATACGGCAAAATTCCAATATCATTCAACACCTGTCTCAGCCGTACAGTATGCCCGCGCAGGGAAGCTGCCGTAATAAAAACCTGCTGGTTGGTAACCACCCAGCCGGCGCGGATCAGTTTCTGTACCGCTTTTTGGGTTTCAGGAGTAATTTCCATAGCCGATTCAATGTGGGTTTGAACCACAAACTGCCGAATACCGGCTTCTCCTGCTTTCCGGCGAAAATCAGACAAAATCTGAATTAACGAATCGGTAACACGCTGTGGTAAATAAACCGGGATGCGTGTTCCAAGCCTTATTCTTACAATCTCAGCATATTTCTCCCCATCTTTCCTGTTTTTATTTTTTTCTTTTTTGCGAACCGCCATTGTCAAAACAGCATCCAAGATCTGTTTCAGCGATTCATCAGAATTCATGAAAGCATCGCCCCCGGTAATGAGTATATCACGCAACTGGGTGTCTTTTTCAAAGTAATCCATCAGCAAATGCATTTTCTCAGGCCAACTCATTCGCGGCTGTAACTTCTTCAGGTTAAAGTTAAAATGGCCATTCTGGAAATCGTACATCCGCTGACAGGAAGCACATAAACCGGCACAGGCCCTTCCGGTAGTATCCGGAATAAAAATGGCCACATCAGGATAACGACGATGAATATTGTGATATGCCGGCAACAGCCATCCCGCCGCATTCGGCTCGCCCGGCCGCATGATGTCTTCTTTTTCCCAGGCCACAATATGCCCGAAAGAATCAATTAATTTCTGGCTGGGAAAAACATAATCACGCAATACTTTGTCGGCCACCGGTGCTTGAAAATCGCAATTTTCAGATAACAGAGACAAATAATATGGATTGACAAAAAGAGGAATCCCTTTTTTCCGGGCTTCGTAAAGCCGTTTCATGGTTTTTTCCGACAACGAGTTCCCCAACATTTCATTTAACATATCCGGATGACGAATAGCAAAAGAGAGATGAAACCGATAGTCGTTCCACCAGGAAGAAACCATTCGATACTTTTCTTCAAAGTTCATTCCGGGCCGAAACTGAAATCGCCGGCTTTTCTGGAGACCCAAATCTATATTTTGGATGATCTTCCGGATAATCCGGTCCTTATTGTGTTTTCGCTCTTTCACCACTTTTTCATCCAACCCACTGGAATAACGGCTCATCCAACGTAACACCTTTTCTTTTGACGGTTTATTTTGCCCCAGTTTACCGTTGAACTGCCGGAACAAATAAAGCATATCCAGAAAAAAAGCTCTTTTGGCATTACCTTTTCCGTACCGAATAGCCAACCACAAATGTTTCACCGGCCAATTTGTTACCATAGCCCCGTTCAGGTTCGGATCTGTAAAAGATTTCCCTTCGTTTTCAACATAATCCATTAACCGGATAACAGCTATCTCCTGCCAGGATAACCGGTCTAAAGAACCGGAATTGCTATTACGCAAATAGGTAGCAATAGCCGGGTGTTGATCGGCATATTCCGTTATCCAGCGCCTTAACCGGTTTTTGGCTTCTTCGTAAGTATCCGCTTTTTTGAAAATTTGAACGAGAAAAGGATTCTCTTTGATAATCTTTTGTACAATCTGTAAAACATCAGGTTGAAGATTTATACTTTCCCAGTAAATCGAATGCGTCATACTTCCTCCTTTTTTTAATGATTACCCAAATCAGAGAAATATAACCTTTTTGAAGGAAACTACCAAATTTTAAAACAGGTTTTTGGAAGATGGGAAGATATTGTCGTCGATGAGGAGTATAGAATGTTGAATGAAGGTTTTGTGTTCTGCGTTTGAGATTCTTTTGCGATTTGATTTTTTGTTTTTTGGGGTTTCCAACTTTTGTTATTGGTCACTGGTCATTGGGAAGGATGAACGATAAATGTTGAGTGTAGAACGATAAATGCAGAGGAATGAGTTGTTGTGGTTAGTTATCTGTTGATTAGCGTTTTGCGTTTGAGATTTTTTTTGCGATTTGCCTTTTTGTTTTTTGGGATTTCAAATATTGATCATTGGTCACTGGTGATTGGTTGATTTTCAATATTTTATTTGCATTTCCATTGTCATCCCGAACGGAACGCAGCGTAGTGAAGGATCTAAAAAATAACCACGACTGTTCAAAGAGATGCTTCGCGCTGCTCAGCATGACAAAAGAAGTTGATTTTTTGAATTTGTCTTTTTGTCTTTTGTGATTTCCCACTTTAGGCACTTGAAGTATTTGAAGTACTTCAAATACTTCAGCGCACGTTAAACTTCTTTACTCACCGCCATGCCGCAGTTTATTTTTTCAATCGCTCCGGATGATCTTTTAAAAAGCTTTTCCAGCTGTGGTAACTGCCTGACGTACCGGTTGTATTTCCCTGAAAATAATGGCATACCGCAGCAGCCAGTCCATCGGTAGCATCCAGTTTTTGCGGAAGTTCGGGAAAATCTAAAATGTTCTTTAACATGCCGGCCACTTGCTCTTTGGAGGCGTTTCCGTTTCCGGTGATGGCCTGCTTAATTTTTTTCGGAGAATATTCAAAAATGGGAAGGTCTTTATACAAAGCCGCAGCCATGGCCACGCCCTGTGCCCGTCCCAGTTTCAACATGGATTGCACATTTTTGCCATAAAAAGGAGCTTCTATAGCCAATTCATCCGGATGATATTCCTCTACAAGCGCCAGTGTCCGTTCAAAAATCTTTTTTAATTTTAGCGCATGGTTGGCATACTGCGACAGTTTCAGGATTCCCATGGTGATCATCCTGATTTTATTGCCCGACTGATAAATCAGTCCGTAACCCATCACGTTGGTTCCCGGGTCAATACCTAATATGATTCTTTCGCTGGCCAACCAAAAACATTTATGGCAAAGTTAAGTAAAACATATAACATTCTGATCCGGTTCACCATTTTGGTGTTTACCTTTTACTTTCTTTACCGGCAACTTTTTTTTAAACACGATTTTTCCTCTTTTTTACGAAATACCGAAACGGTTACCCAAAACAAGCACTTTATTTCTCTGCTTTTGCTCACCCTCTTTTTCTTGCCGATCAATTTGCTGCTCGAAAGCCGGAAATGGCAGTTTCTGATGCAAAAGTTAGAAACCATTTCTTTGTTTGAAGCCTTTAAAGCGGTACTTGCAGGCATTTCGGTAAGTGTTTTCCTTCCCAACCGGATAGGCGATTATCTGGGCCGGGTTTTTGTGTTGAAAAAAGCCGATCGCCTTCAGGCGACACTGGCCACCATCCTGGGCAGTATGGCCCAGCTTTTGACCACGTTGGTTTTTGGTATGACCGGGTTGATTTTCTTCCTTCCCCAATGGATCAACACACAAACATCCACAGGACACT
The sequence above is drawn from the Candidatus Sulfidibacterium hydrothermale genome and encodes:
- a CDS encoding PorP/SprF family type IX secretion system membrane protein; translation: MPTAWGKFLLFILVMGMTTGLLAQQEPAFTQYTSSYMYVNAGYAGLNQGICIHSIARQQWAGFKDEDGNKIAPQDFMITADAPVTAIHGGAGLSIIQDKLGFETNVGVRFSYSYHLQLEAGVLGMGLGINLLNRSIDFSKFKPVQSNDPVLLNSKQSAMMLDANLGFFFKSNSNYYIGLSATNLLESQGKDLSTSGTTIRYQTDRTFYLVAGYSFALPSHHRFEIQPSLLIQSDLVSTQYNISTVVNYNNRFWGGINYRYQESVAIMVGVYYQGFNFGYSYDISTLSMGVPGSHEITLSYCFKLKINKNKTSYKNTRYL
- the porN gene encoding type IX secretion system ring subunit PorN/GldN is translated as MKKIFLYGFLLFVFGVPLMVTGQITVNTPSDGLFQDQGVIKRIPMPLPTVRKADIMWSKRIWREIDFRQKMNNVFYFPTTPHQNWKSFITVIMDALKQGKITAYDISSTDELLVPITYNEIIARQTDTTHETLRRSTPPYDEYDTVIINTFDPTQVMRLRLKEDWYFDSKRSQMLVRIEAFCPVMIKEHNGQQVSVPLFWVSYADARKVLAQSLAFNPNNSAMRLTFDDIFIKRLFRSYIYKEQNMFDRRISEYATGVAAIKESQRIQREMFNFEQYLWQY
- the porM gene encoding type IX secretion system motor protein PorM/GldM, translated to MAGYKETPRQKMIAMMYLVLYALLALNVSKQVLDAFLVVNENVQDTNTSLSTKIASTYNHFKTQYQLNQAKVGPYWEKAKIVRKESNNMVRYLQHLKLKLVEVSERKDSAFVVQHYYFDTLVPDPYNPGEMKKVKELNLRIVPTKDRYNDVTNYMIGVGNSKKGEAYRLSDKMNAYRHKIIQIMNLPENTTKVGLITNYLGKKKIIYYNADRQKQDWENHNFYYTILAADITLVNKIISEVKMAEFDALNYLFSSITAKDYKFDHVEAKVIPYSTYVLEGNKYKAQVLVAAYDTKTKPTVRILPGADTITDQNIGKTQLVQGKGGIVKIQLPANKEGIHQYAGIIEMIDPKTNQKAKYYFKGKYMVAPPSLTVAPLRMNVFYLGVENPVSITAPGISSNAIHPSITAGKLYKKGRNWVVKIKKPVPGNKVYVSATAMIDGRNVLLGRSEFRIKRVPSPTAEIAGRSNGQIGKNTLLAARAIIPNMKDFLFDNYYFKVVSFSFATILNGDWLQYNIKGNTFTPEAMKLIRSAKHKQKFFFENIQAVGPDGSIRTLNPISLEIK
- a CDS encoding putative LPS assembly protein LptD, whose amino-acid sequence is MQKNDSIADSTKAKKPVNLEFDLVRHAQDSIVQDLAHKKVYLYGKAEVTYGDIDLKAGYIRVDFNNNTVFAKGIKDSTGKIVEKPVFKQGSESFTADSMTYNFITKKGIVHDVRTEEDQGFLHGSVVKRMPDNSINVKGGWFTTCNLAHPHYEFRFGKARVIPNKLIVTGPVYMEIEGVPVPLALPFGIFPNNPKRQSGFIVPTYGESATQGFYLQGGGFFWAMSDYVTLKITGDIYTGGSWKISPVFTYRKRYKYNGSLNFSIARNVINTKGDPDYSNTKDFRVGWTYNQDPKAHPNSRFSANVNIITSNYVKYNTVNINTYLSNQFQSSIAYQKSWDGKYFLTLSGSHSQNTKTHLVQVTLPELSFTVNRFYPFRKKNSISKNPFSNLSVSYSMAAKNEVSTTDSMLFTQQTFSHDMQNGIIHKVPISLPMKVLKYFTFTTSANFTDRMYFESLRKYFVNEVSPISGEDTTYLKTDTIPGFNNLFDFSLSASLTTKLYGMLRFKKGFLRAIRHVITPSIGFSYVPDFGSEKWGYTGMYTDTTGQQILYSRYQGFIYGAPGTQKVGNINFSISNSLEIKVRSRKDTITGTKKIPLIQNFTISGNYDFAKDSLRMSNLYLSGRTTLWKGLTMQYSSVLYPYVTDSAGRTINKTEWQVNRRLFRVNNTSWNVSFNFQLSDKDFKKGKKEAEAEKAREKKVLKKAPESEANDILNHPENYIDWGVSWSLNLSYNFTYTNNKVFLNYEWPPNRKIIQTLALRGQVNITPNWKVTVQTGWDFTNNELSFTRMSLYRNLHCWEMRFSWIPTGPRKSWDFSINVKSSILQDLKLTKKKDFRDYY
- the porK gene encoding T9SS ring complex lipoprotein PorK/GldK, which translates into the protein MKKSWYLYLFAVILLAGCSNSNTGELVGTRPNTRPFYQPHPYGMVFIPQGSFTMGAGGVDIAHSHLIQPKTVSVSGFYMDQTEITNDEYRQFVDWVRDSIARTILGDIRPDDYLIEQNPKTGETYDPPKLNWKTKIDWNSQDQDIRDALEQMYLPENERFFRHKEIDTRKLIYSYYWVDLHAAAMDHLRERTHPGQNIPHHTRSEYVHNETINVYPDTLVWITDFTYSFNDPMTEKYFSHPAYDHYPVVGVNWNQARAFCVWRTELLNNAMAKRKGGTVLSEFRLPTEAEWEWAARGGNQLNPYPWGGPYTRNAKGCFLANFKPLRGNYVADGGLRTVVVGHYPPNGFDLYDMAGNVAEWTNSAYDPSSYNLSWDMNPNYTYNAKKDDPPSMKRKVIRGGSWKDIAYYLQVTTRAYEYQDTAKSYIGFRCIQPYLGRNEGDNANRASRVYH
- the porL gene encoding type IX secretion system motor protein PorL/GldL — protein: MAKVYGIGASVVLIGALFKINHYGGADIMLAVGLGTEAIIFFLSAFEDPHVEPDWSLVYPELASMYHPVKGAETPKKVQSPTKQLDEMLKKANIDEKVIERLGSGLEKLSENAVKMADVSDAAAASKDFADNMKKAGRSVQQLGEVIHEDVEAAGSYAQNMQSVNRNAEVLSNAYVQAAEILKGNMDSTEEFVGTVKQASQSAKSLAENYQKSAEALAKSVEALDFNAVSGDEYNKQIQKIAENLAALNVMYENQLRSSQQSVETSGKMQATVSELLSTLDKSASQTGVFVQQMQLLTQRMEALNKVYGNMLSAMNIQSDK